Proteins from one Anopheles nili chromosome 2, idAnoNiliSN_F5_01, whole genome shotgun sequence genomic window:
- the LOC128721531 gene encoding clustered mitochondria protein homolog yields the protein MELVQEIHQLLMDREDTCHRTCFSLQLDSRTLDNFAELKNIEGLQEGSVIRVVEEPYTMREARIHVRHVRDLLKSMDPADAYNGVDCSSLTFLHTITLGDIMEKKKTRQESVDCTPPDFIMPGAKERPLLPLQPGTGRKGTPQPLKVLTTSAWNPPPGPRKLHGDLMYLYVVTMEDKRLHISACSRGFYVNQSTDDTFNPQPANPSYLSHSLIDLLSQISATFRRCFTQMQKKRTQRHPFERVATPYQVYTWSAPALEHTIDAIRAEDTFSSKLGYEEHIPGQTRDWNEELQTTRELPRATLPERLLRERAIFKVHSDFVTAATRGAMAVIDGNVMPINPGEDAKTQMFIWNNIFFSLGFDVRDHYKELGGDAAAFVAPRNDLHGVRVYSAVDVEGLYTLGTVVIDYRGYRVTAQSIIPGILEREQDQSVVYGSIDFGKTVLSHPKYLELLNAAGKHLKILPHSVYNDKQEAVELCSSVECKGIIGNDGRHYILDLLRTFPPDVNFLVLPAEEEAVSKDSQAMGFPVEHRHKLCCLRQELLEAFAENRYVMFMKHAAVQLQQCVKKKQEQKAAAAMMKTSTEDTKSSPAIEGVAEEEKTDAKDVKDVKADAKEVARSIPKADNAAETKKLVESLISIDQKNESKEVVKRACEAVGSLKEYEFDIRFNPDVYSPGIRHVDDESAGACSLRRQKQLVKDAAEFLLKHQIPTFVHECLDHSSAPMDGVTLTELLHNRGINVRYLGKVVEHLAKIKQLEYLHAIAVSELIVRAAKHIFTAYLQHTDVMSMAAAISHFLNCFLTVSTGGYTPVGNGEGSETDGQLTDEFGPKSSSSGGKKQSKQSKRGGKGGSGRKATFTAPLTDNNEWQSLTSKALWVQIRQELKSYWDFELVVEPSKEGKPAAPVESIEPLIVAFKLQKISLLRAFCLKTGVQILLQEYAFDQRNRPAFSDADIVNVFPVVKHINPRASDAYNFYTTGQTKIQHGYLQEGYGLISEALNLLNNVYGAMHPENAQCLRMLARLSYIMGDPQEALAIQQRAVLMSERVNGIDHPYTISEYAHLALYCFANSQISTALKLLYRARYLATIVCGENHPDIALMDSNISLILHAVGEYELSLRFLEHALALNIRYYGEKSLKVAVSYHLVARTQSCMGDFRSALVNEKETYAIYKQQLGETHEKTQESSECLRHLTQQAVVLQKKMNYANGKLLSTGLPPIHIQPPSMGSVLDMLNAINGIIFVQISSKEIANFKNEIEKRQKETGQSQGQQSSTTMPVQANQEEVDRMLMETMQKTAAGIPFEEQDDEKKPLGVEQLETAKPIEALSS from the exons ATGGAGCTAGTGCAGGAGATCCATCAGCTGCTGATGGATCGTGAGGACACATGCCATCGGACGTGCTTTTCGTTGCAGCTTGATAGTCGCACGCTGGATAACTTTGCTGAGTTGAAGAACATTGAAGGGCTGCAGGAAGGCTCGGTGATTCGAGTGGTTGAGGAACCGTACACAATGCGTGAGGCGCGCATTCACGTTCGCCACGTGCGTGATTTACTGAAGTCGATGGATCCGGCCGATGCGTACAACGGCGTGGACTGCAGTTCGCTCACCTTCCTACATACGATCACGTTGGGTGACATtatggagaagaagaaaacgcgcCAGGAAAGTGTCGATTGCACGCCACCTGACTTCATAATGCCCGGAGCGAAGGAACGACCTCTGTTGCCGCTGCAACCCGGCACTGGACGAAAAGGTACGCCCCAGCCGCTGAAGGTGTTGACGACGTCCGCGTGGAATCCTCCTCCCGGTCCTCGTAAGCTACACGGGGACCTGATGTATTTGTACGTGGTCACGATGGAGGACAAGAGGCTGCACATTTCCGCCTGTTCGCGCGGTTTCTACGTTAACCAGTCAACGGACGACACGTTCAACCCACAGCCGGCCAACCCGAGTTATCTCTCGCATTCGCTGATCGATCTGCTGTCGCAAATCTCGGCCACGTTCCGGCGCTGCTTCACGCAGATGCAAAAGAAACGCACCCAGCGGCATCCGTTCGAGCGTGTTGCGACGCCGTATCAGGTGTACACGTGGTCGGCACCAGCCCTGGAGCATACAATCGATGCAATTCGTGCGGAGGACACGTTTTCGTCCAAGCTCGGTTACGAAGAGCACATCCCGGGACAGACGCGCGATTGGAATGAAGAACTGCAGACGACTCGGGAGTTGCCGAGAGCCACCCTGCCCGAACGGTTGTTGCGGGAGCGAGCCATCTTCAAGGTGCACAGCGATTTCGTGACGGCGGCCACACGAGGCGCCATGGCTGTGATCGACGGCAACGTAATGCCGATCAACCCGGGCGAGGACGCCAAAACGCAGATGTTCATCTGGAACaatattttcttctcgctcggGTTTGATGTCCGGGACCACTATAAGGAGCTGGGAGGGGATGCGGCTGCCTTCGTGGCACCACGCAACGATCTGCACGGTGTGCGCGTTTATAGCGCCGTGGATGTGGAGGGCCTCTACACGCTCGGTACGGTTGTGATCGATTACCGTGGGTACCGCGTCACGGCACAGTCCATTATCCCGGGCATCCTGGAGCGGGAACAGGACCAATCCGTTGTGTACGGGTCGATCGATTTCGGCAAGACGGTGCTGTCGCACCCGAAGTATCTCGAGCTGCTGAATGCTGCCGGGAAGCACCTTAAGATCCTGCCTCATAGCGTGTACAACGATAAACAGGAAGCGGTCGAGCTGTGCTCGTCAGTCGAATGCAAAGGTATCATCGGCAACGACGGGCGACACTACATTCTTGACCTACTGCGTACGTTCCCGCCGGACGTTAACTTCCTCGTGCTGCCAGCGGAGGAGGAAGCGGTCAGCAAGGATAGCCAAGCGATGGGCTTCCCGGTCGAGCACCGGCATAAGCTGTGCTGTCTGCGTCAGGAACTGCTCGAGGCGTTTGCGGAGAATCGCTATGTGATGTTCATGAAGCACGCGGCCGTGCAGCTACAGCAGTGTGTGAAGAAGAAGCAGGAACAAAAGGCAGCCGCGGCGATGATGAAAACATCCACGGAGGATACGAAATCCTCACCCGCCATTGAAGGTGTCGCGGAGGAAGAAAAGACGGATGCCAAGGATGTCAAGGATGTCAAAGCAGATGCCAAGGAAGTGGCACGTTCCATCCCAAAGGCGGATAATGCAGCGGAAACGAAGAAGCTAGTCGAGTCGCTTATTTCAATCGATCAGAAGAACGAAAGCAAGGAAGTAGTAAAGCGAGCCTGCGAAGCGGTTGGTTCGCTGAAGGAGTACGAGTTCGACATTCGCTTCAATCCGGACGTGTACTCTCCGGGCATTCGGCACGTGGACGATGAGTCGGCAGGTGCGTGTTCGTTGCGCCGTCAGAAGCAGCTCGTGAAGGATGCGGCCGAGTTCCTGCTGAAGCACCAGATTCCGACTTTCGTGCATGAGTGTCTGGATCATTCATCGGCCCCAATGGACGGTGTGACGTTGACCGAGCTGCTGCACAACCGTGGCATCAACGTTCGTTACTTGGGCAAGGTGGTGGAACATTTGGCGAAGATCAAGCAACTGGAATACCTGCACGCAATCGCCGTGTCGGAGCTGATCGTTCGTGCTGCGAAGCACATTTTTACCGCCTACTTGCAGCACACGGACGTGATGAGCATGGCGGCGGCTATCAGCCACTTTTTGAATTGCTTCCTAACTGTTTCCACCGGAGGTTACACGCCTGTTGGCAATGGGGAAGGTAGTGAAACTGACGGTCAGCTGACGGATGAGTTCGGACCAAAATCGTCTTCTTCTGGAGgtaaaaagcaaagcaaacagagCAAACGTGGTGGTAAGGGTGGTTCCGGTCGTAAGGCCACTTTTACTGCTCCGTTGACCGATAACAACGAGTGGCAATCGTTGACTTCGAAGGCGCTATGGGTGCAGATTCGGCAGGAACTAAAATCGTACTGGGACTTTGAATTGGTGGTGGAACCTTCAAAGGAAGGTAAGCCAGCAGCACCTgtcgaatcgatcgaaccgctCATCGTGGCGTTCAAGCTACAGAAGATCAGTTTGCTGCGGGCGTTCTGCTTGAAGACCGGCGTGCAGATTTTGCTGCAGGAGTACGCGTTTGATCAGCGAAACCGGCCAGCGTTCTCCGACGCGGACATCGTAAACGTGTTCCCGGTAGTGAAGCACATCAACCCACGTGCCTCGGACGCGTACAACTTCTACACAACCGGACAGACGAAGATCCAGCACGGCTACCTACAAGAGGGTTACGGGTTGATCAGTGAGGCGCTCAACCTCCTCAACAACGTGTACGGAGCAATGCACCCGGAAAATGCTCAGTGTTTGCGTATGCTCGCTCGCCTTAGTTACATTATGGGAGATCCCCAAGAAGCCCTTGCCATCCAGCAGCGTGCCGTGTTGATGAGCGAACGTGTGAATGGCATCGACCATCCGTACACCATTTCAGAATAT GCTCACCTTGCATTGTACTGTTTTGCAAATAGTCAAATTAGCACCGCCCTAAAGCTGTTGTACCGCGCCCGGTATTTGGCCACGATCGTGTGCGGTGAGAATCATCCCGACATCGCGTTGATGGAC AGCAACATCAGCCTGATCCTTCACGCGGTCGGTGAGTACGAGCTGTCACTGCGTTTCCTCGAGCATGCGCTTGCATTGAACATTCGGTACTACGGAGAAAAGTCCTTAAAGGTAGCTGTCAGCTATCATCTGGTGGCGCGAACGCAAAGCTGCATGGGCGACTTCCGTTCTGCGTTGGTCAACGAGAAGGAGACGTATGCAATTTACAAGCAGCAG CTCGGCGAAACGCACGAAAAGACACAGGAATCATCCGAATGCCTTCGCCATCTGACACAACAAGCGGTCGTATTACAAAAGAAGATGAACTACGCCAACGGCAAGTTGCTCAGCACCGGTCTTCCGCCGATCCACATTCAACCACCTTCGATGGGTTCGGTATTAGATATGCTGAATGCGATCAATGGTATCATATTTGTACAAATTAG TTCCAAAGAAATTGCCAATTTCaagaacgaaatcgaaaaacgCCAGAAAGAAACCGGCCAAAGCCAGGGACAACAATCGTCCACGACGATGCCAGTGCAAGCAAATCAGGAGGAAGTCGATCGTATGTTGATGGAAACGATGCAGAAAACGGCCGCTGGTATTCCGTTCGAGGAACAGGATGACGAGAAGAAACCCCTTGGCGTAGAGCAATTAGAGACGGCAAAACCCATAGAGGCGCTGTCGAGCTGA